One part of the Humulus lupulus chromosome 9, drHumLupu1.1, whole genome shotgun sequence genome encodes these proteins:
- the LOC133799969 gene encoding uncharacterized protein LOC133799969 translates to MYTNTMTAKEIHEALEKKYKLEEECIKKFLYIEFKFHDNKPFLPQIHELQFVVNKFSTHDIVFTKQFLVGAIIAKLPSSWRGFRKKILHRNKDISLEEILKHLRIEEEYYSRDINEESNGETSKANAMANPPSKGKGIGKNKGKGQTSFKRNQNNEARVNSTQDELVATLSKVKVIHGRTLLKTFESLEEGHEIQMGIEKRSKVEGMGTIDLFFKSCKKVLLTNSFYVPEVSRNPVSDNSNGKP, encoded by the exons ATGTATACCAACACCATGACCGCCAAGGAGATTCAtgaggccttggaaaagaaatACAAATTAGAAGAAGAATGTATAAAGAAATTCCTTTATATAGAATTTAAGTTTCATGATAATAAACCctttctccctcaaattcatgagttgcaaTTTGTTGTGAATAAATTTTCTACACACGATATTGTATTCACGAAACAATTCCTTGTTGGTGCCATTATTGCCAAGTTACCTTCTTCTTGGAGAGGCTTTAGGAAGAAAATACTCCATAGGAATAAGGATATTtcattggaggaaattctcaaacacttaaGAATTGAGGAGGAATATTATTCTAGAGATATAAATGaggagtctaatggagagacttccaaggccaatgcgatGGCTAACCCTCCTAGCAAGGGCAAAGGAattggtaagaacaagggcaagggtcaaACATC gttcaagaggaaccaAAACAATGAGGCAAGAGTTAATTCAACCCAAGatgagctagtggcaacactaagtaaAGTTAAAGTCATTCATGGAAG aactcTTTTAAAGACCTTTGAATCTTTAGAAGAAGGGCATGAAATACAAATGGGCAtagagaaaaggtccaaggttgaaggaatgGGAACCATTGATTTGTTCTTCAAATCCTGCAAGAAAGTGCTACTCACCAATTCTTTTTATGTACCGGAAGTGAGTAGAAACCCTGTGAGTGACAATTCGAATGGAAAACCAtaa